A DNA window from Oceanispirochaeta sp. M1 contains the following coding sequences:
- a CDS encoding FadR/GntR family transcriptional regulator, with product MDKSLFKPLKPVSLKEEFVYHMEDLILQGKLKAGEKLPPEREMAKEFGISRPVIHEGILILENRGLVTLRPRHGIVVNDYRKEATLDLLLSLINNSDHKLSPNLAKDLENFRIYMEKGIVIRICENKNKESDNKGLKYLKEINKQMLKAEKAEDLAELDFQFHLGLGLLSTNTLFALLVNTLKPAHMDLLTRFYASEKIKNQVVGYHNELIKALSERDLETALIMIEKTDSYSTYGSYND from the coding sequence ATGGATAAATCTCTGTTTAAACCCCTGAAACCAGTCAGTCTGAAGGAAGAATTCGTATACCATATGGAAGATCTCATCCTTCAGGGAAAGCTCAAGGCAGGTGAAAAACTCCCCCCCGAAAGAGAGATGGCAAAAGAATTCGGAATATCCCGGCCGGTTATCCATGAAGGGATTCTGATTCTTGAGAACAGAGGTCTTGTAACACTCAGACCAAGGCATGGTATTGTTGTGAATGACTACCGAAAGGAAGCCACACTGGACCTGCTTCTCTCCCTTATCAATAACAGTGACCATAAACTGAGTCCCAACCTTGCCAAGGACCTGGAGAATTTCCGGATCTATATGGAAAAAGGGATTGTCATCCGAATCTGTGAGAACAAGAATAAAGAGAGTGATAATAAGGGACTGAAGTATCTGAAGGAAATTAATAAACAGATGCTTAAAGCCGAAAAAGCAGAAGACCTGGCAGAACTTGATTTCCAATTTCATCTGGGATTGGGACTTTTAAGTACCAACACTCTCTTTGCCCTTCTGGTAAACACCCTTAAACCCGCACACATGGATCTACTGACCCGTTTTTATGCCTCAGAAAAAATTAAAAATCAGGTTGTAGGATATCATAACGAACTCATTAAAGCCCTGTCTGAAAGAGATTTAGAGACTGCACTCATAATGATTGAAAAGACAGATTCCTACAGCACTTACGGCAGTTATAATGATTGA